The genomic interval GGAACCCTCAAGGGGAGAGGGAAACGGGGCTGAGGGTGACAGTTCAGGGTTgaggtggagaagagagaagagcgaGGGAAGCACTTGGCACAGAACTTGTGTAGTCTCTGTGAGGGAAAGGAGGTGTGTTTATTCCCGTCTGTCCAAAGTGGGAAAGAATGAGTGGGACAGAAAGAAACCTCAGCTCAAAGCTCAAAACAAGAAGTCTTGCTTCTTGTTTGCTTGCTGTTGGGGTTTttgaggctgacctggaactaccaatcttcctacctctgcctggGAGTGCTGGAGTGCACCGTGTCTCTCTCACATGGCTTTTGTCCCTTTACTAACTATGTGACTTCAGATGAGTCACTCAATTAACTCTAATTTCCTTGCTAGTAAATAGAGGTTACAATTCTTTtacattggggtgggggtggggggggcaacGCACaggccacagtgcacatgtggaggacTGAGGACAGCTCGCAGAAGTCAATTTTCTCTCtcccatgtgagtcccagggatcaataTCAGGTTGACAGACTTGGTGACAGGTGCTTTTACCAGCCGAGCCATCTCACCCACCCTGGAGGTACAAATCTAGTCTCTCAGTCCGATGCAGAGAGGTCCATAACTGATGCCAGTTTATAATAAAATGGGGCTGGCAGGTGGCCCATGGTCAAGACCAGCCGACCCTATTATCTGACTTCTCCCAATCCCCGCCTAGGAGGGACCTATGGCCCAGGCCCTTCTCCTGCATGCCACTCTATATCATGACCTGTTTGCTTCCTGTTCATCCTCATTTCACAATCGCAGCCTCTATGCACAGGCACATAGGCCCAGGAATTCCCAACAGGCATGATTCCACACCCTCATGTGACTGCAATAATTCAAATTCAAATATCAAAATAGTTACTGTTTGTCCGGTTGCATCCTAGGAAGGGTGGTGGAGCACCCCTGTCAGTTTCAGAAGCACTGTGAGCCTCACCTACATGCCCCTATGTGATAACATGTGATAACATGCCCTGTGTTATGAGACAGCAtgggcacaaacacacagaattcACAGTGCACATCTACACAAATATATCTCCCTTGGTAAGGTTCTTCACTTGCAAAACAAAGCAACCAACCTCACCTTTGCCAGTCAGGCGCAGTGACAGCTGCAATTCCAGAATTTGGGAGACATGCAGGAGTCTCCCAACTTTGAGAGCAACCTAGACAtttagtaaaaccctgtctccaggcgggcggtggtggcgcatgcctttaatcccagcacttgggaggcagaggcaggcagatttctgagttcgaggccagcctggtctacagagtgagttccaggacagccaaggctatacagagaaaccctgtctcgaaaaaccaaaaaaaaaaaaaaaagtaaaaccctgtctccaaaacataaATAATCAAAATCTAAAAAGACCTTCATCTTTGTGGGTTTACGCAGAACTTTTACAGCAACTGGGACCATGGTCTCACTTAGAGCGCCCAGGAGGTCGATGGCAGCAGAGGCCTGAGGGTTTGGGGATGGTGTAAgccctggagttacagagagtatGTGTCTCAACTCCGGGGAAAGTCCATAGCTATAATCagattttatctatctatctatctatctatctatctatctatctaaaatcTGACactctggaaactgaggcaggagaatctctaagTTTCCAGACCTGCTAGGGCtttacagagagaccctgtctcaaaaaaaaaaaataataaaaataaaaaaaggaagatgaggaagagtaGTTGTGACTGACTCTGGgacggtgagatggctcagcaggtggagGTCACCTTcccaagcctggtgatctgagtttcATCCCTAGAACCCACGTTAAAGGTGTAAAGAGAGAAccgactccacaaagttgtcctctgacctctgcacacacaccagagcacacgccatgcacacacatccagTAATAATAACTTTAGAAAAAGGCTGGCCAGATGAAAATgcctgccaccaagtctgatgatcaAAGTTCAATCCCTCAAACCCAAACCCACATgttgtctgtcctctgacctccacatgtatgccttGGCACATACGTGCACTCCtaccccaaacacacatacactatatatatatatatatatatatatatatatatatatatatatatatttaaatatatatttaaatatatatttaaagttttttttaaagttgcccTTGAGAATAGACTCATTCAAGTAAATATACAGTCATATATTTACTAATAAATGCACATCatatgcacgtgtgcacacgtgGGCACACACTCAGAAGGGATGTGCTCAGAGGCTACAGTTCTGTTCCCTGTAGGAGTTCACAGTCATTGCTTATCAATACTGCATGAGAAGACTGGGAAGGCAGGCTCAGTTCTGGGCCTTCCCAAGTGATAGTCCCAATACCCTGATGTGAGAGCTTACTTGGCCTCCTTCTACCAAGCTAAGCCACCATCATCTCCTCCCTCGGAACGTCCTTCATGGAGTATAACCCACCAGCGCGGCCACTATTACCTTCTGTGCAGTCGAAGACCTACATGACCTGCCCCGTCATTTCCTGGTATTTCCGTGTCACCTCCTGTGCTTTCCGGGTCAGGTGTGTAAGGATGTGATGGAGGCTGGAGAAGTGCAGGTGGAATTGGGCTTCTAAGTCCAGCTCCTCCGAGATCCTGTCCTCTTCGGCCTCCTCGGTTTCGGCAGCTTCATTCTCAGCCTCACTGGCTTCGCTGCCAGCCACCTTGGCCTGCCATTCCTCCCTTGGCAGCAGCCCGTGGTCTACCTCTACACAGATACTCTTGAGCATGGTGAAGTAGGTGTAAAGATCAGGGGCTCCGTCCTGGACCGAGCCCCCATGCCCACTCAGCTGCACATCCCTCAGAAGGCTGGGGATCATCACCACCTGCTCCATGTTCCGCACCACAGCCGAGTATCGATCCATGACAGTCAGCAGGCAGTTCTTGGGGTAGCGTTTCGTTAGCACTTGCATGGCTGCTTCCTTTCTCCGAGGCCAGCAGACTGCCCCAGCCCTATTTCTAGGCTTTTGAGCAGACAGCAGATTGACAGGATGCCAAAGCCCAGCCACTGGATCAACACAGCCCTGTTTTGAGCCAATCCCAGCGTTTAGTCCCCAGTGTCTGTATCAGGTGATCCATCTACACAGGGACAAACCTGCCAGGCTTCTGCTTGTCATTTCAGGTCTGCATGACTGCCTCAGCGGGAAGccaactcttccttccttcagcAGCTCACCCAGCCAGTTAGAGGGAAGCTAGCTGTGTTCCCTTGGCACCCAGTACACTTGACTGCAGGCAATCAATAGTTCTTTTAGGTTACCTGAAGTCAAGTTACCTCTTTGCTGCCTGCTCCCCTCCTAGCACACAGCTCATTCCCTCAGTCTGGGTACCTAGCTGTGCAGTGAACAGAGGAACAGTATCCTGAACTGGAACAGCTCTGGACAGGACAAAGAGTCCCAAAGCCAAGGCCGGAAGTCCAGTCGTAACGGGTATTGTCATGCTCAAGTCCCAACAGTTCTTTTTGCAGGAGTACTTTTCCATCAAGCAGTCTGTAAACAGAACTGTTGGCAGGATACGTTAGCCCAGGATAACCTGTAACAGTCAGTAAAGACTTAGCATCAAATTGTTTCCTAAATTGATTTGGAAAACAGCATTCAAAATTGACTATTCAAAATAGATACGTTAAATTACAGACCCTTCCAGCTGTGATGGCTCACGCCTGTGATGCCAACatactcaggaggttgaggcagtgGGATTACCACCAtttggaggccaacctgatcttcataatgagttccaggccagcctaggctacaaagtaaAATCTTgtctcagagaaaacaaaaactaaaaccaaaatcaATTAAGGGGCCAgaagatgtagttcagtggtaggatTCACAACATGCAGGGGGATCTGTTTTTGATCTCatcacaatacatacatacatacatacatacatacacatacaattaagTAAATGAGGTTTtcaattggttggttggtttttaaatattttattttgtatgtgtgagtgttttacctgtatatatgtctgtgtgccttggtgcctgcagagatcagGAAAGGGAAAGTGAATTTACAGATGTTTCAAGACACCATGCGGATGCTGataactgaacccaggtcctctgtgacaGCCCTTTTAAGTAAATATCTATTGATTCACTTCTAGCCCTATATcatgttttttcattttctcgGGAGAAATCCTTCCAGTGCTCAAGTTGAGCAGTGTGTCCAGCCAGCCTGAGGCCATGAGGACTCAGGTGCCACTCACACTGACCGGTTTGGAAATCTCCACAGGGCGTCCTTTCCAGCCCTGGTTGTGTAACTCCCTTTGAATCCACACTCAGGCCCCTAAGGGCATTACTCTCTGCTTTAGTGCCCAAGCCCAGGGCTACCAAGTGAGAACTGGTAAACAAAGTGTTCCGTTTCAGTCAGGTCTGGGAGAGCTGACTGCAGCGTGGCATGGAGAATTGCCAGCAGGGCCCCTGGAGCCTCTGCAACAGCTGCCTGCTGCCTCTTTGACCCAGTGGCCAGGTCATTCCTGGGCCTCTTCTGCTGCAgtcagaaaactaattttttgttAAGGCCTCTGCATCTTAGATCCAAGGGCAGGGGCTCCCCAAGTACCTGGCCCTCCTGGCTTAcaggcttgttgttgttgtttgagtttttgtttgattggtttttttgAATCAGAGTTTttccatgtagcccaagctgtcctgtaacttactctggagatcaggctggccttgaaggctacttgcctctgctccccaagtggtgggattaaaggtgtgacacTACTGGCCAGGCCAGTGT from Arvicanthis niloticus isolate mArvNil1 chromosome 1, mArvNil1.pat.X, whole genome shotgun sequence carries:
- the Thrsp gene encoding thyroid hormone-inducible hepatic protein, with amino-acid sequence MQVLTKRYPKNCLLTVMDRYSAVVRNMEQVVMIPSLLRDVQLSGHGGSVQDGAPDLYTYFTMLKSICVEVDHGLLPREEWQAKVAGSEASEAENEAAETEEAEEDRISEELDLEAQFHLHFSSLHHILTHLTRKAQEVTRKYQEMTGQVM